One region of Arvicola amphibius chromosome 3, mArvAmp1.2, whole genome shotgun sequence genomic DNA includes:
- the C3H11orf52 gene encoding uncharacterized protein C11orf52 homolog, translated as MSEHQLGFLGDKSAMGNRLCCGGNWSCPSTFQKKNKTGSQARPTLSILKQQQQQLWQKSTKDCGTTGPMYEQVLHQPVSQKKSSDSASEESHLHYADIHVLSQMQPYSSKQVKHRHVDTATEYATLRFPQATPQYDSNHGTLV; from the exons ATGTCCGAACACCAGCTGGGCTTCCTGGGAGACAAATCCGCCATGGGAAACAGGCTGTGCTGTGGGGGAAACTG GAGCTGCCCATCAACtttccagaagaaaaataaaacag GGAGCCAAGCAAGACCCACATTGAGCATATtgaagcagcaacagcagcagctgtggcagaAGAGCACAAAG GACTGTGGAACAACAGGACCAATGTATGAGCAAGTGTTACACCAGCCtgtatctcaaaagaaaagttcAGACTCCGCATCGGAGGAGAGCCACTTGCATTATGCAGACATTCATGTGCTCAGCCAGATGCAGCCGTACTCTAGCAAGCAGGTGAAACACCGGCACGTAGACACCGCTACGGAGTATGCCACTCTTCGCTTCCCTCAGGCCACACCTCAGTACGACAGCAACCACGGAACCCTGGTGTGA